One segment of Arvicanthis niloticus isolate mArvNil1 chromosome 5, mArvNil1.pat.X, whole genome shotgun sequence DNA contains the following:
- the LOC143442220 gene encoding uncharacterized protein LOC143442220, with product MSLLINRVNSTSEIQGEVNLAHFQAWQGELVLSCRDVGIWAMDGRLQMSSQKWEGEASTQLWIGSLRMRGYFLKAFVLMFLKFLQCPKAVKRLTGLSKKRKQSASFGNPATRSL from the exons ATGTCACTGCTGATCAACAGAGTCAACAGCACCAGTGAGATACAAGGGGAAGTAAATCTGGCCCATTTTCAG GCCTGGCAAGGAGAGCTCGTCCTTTCCTGTAGAGACGTGGGCATCTGGGCCATGGATGGAAGACTGCAGATGTCCTCTCAGAAGTGGGAAG GGGAGGCCTCGACACAGCTGTGGATTGGGAGTCTGAGGATGAGAGGATACTTCCTAAAGGCCTTTGTTCTAATGTTCCTAAAGTTTCTCCAGTGTCCCAAGGCAGTCAAGAG GCTGACTGGACTTTCGAAGAAGAGAAAGCAGTCTGCCAGTTTTGGGAACCCTGCAACACGTAGCCTCTGA